Genomic segment of Mastomys coucha isolate ucsf_1 unplaced genomic scaffold, UCSF_Mcou_1 pScaffold23, whole genome shotgun sequence:
CAGTTGGGGTCTCAACTTAATCTAAAAggagtggtggtagtggtagttgGGGAAGCCCTATTTAACTAGGTTCTTACTACACGGTTTCATGGTTTGTGTTTGCAGTGGAGACTTCTATCTTCCCATAGTACGGTCAGAATGAGGCTTCATCACCACGCCTGTTTAGCAGAGGTCCTTTCCCTTTAAGTCTTTCACTGAGTAATGGTCTTTCATCATTTGCCTTGCTGACTCTTGGAGTATACATGTGGGGCCTCAAGTCTATGTAGCATGTCTTCTCCCTTGTTCCTGGATGATGGGGCCAGCCTAGAGTTGCATGGGCCTTAGGCTCCTCCTGATCATCACAACACACCCTGGGTTCTGTTTTAATTCTGCAGTGCCCACCCAGGGACGAAGTGTTGGCTTCCATCTGCCTGATCATATAACCATCTTCTATATGGTCTCACTTAAGAGACCCCCTACTCCAGGGTCATCCTggtctttttgtgtttgttgctatttttctttcttttgttgcgATGCTTCTGTTGGACTTGCCTCCACAgtgggctctggctctggctccagTGGAAGTGATGGTGGCTTTGTGAGCTGGGCTCCTACAGCACCTTGCAAGGAAACAAAACTTGAATTCTCAGTTATTCCACTTTAGAATAAAACCATTTAAGAGGGAACTTTGTATTGTCTGAGACTATTAAGACTGTAGTACATTCTGGACCCAGGAGGGATGCCCATAACTGAAGGAATAAAACATTAAGCTTGTGAAAATTAAAGCAAGAATATACAACAGCATGCACTTAGTAATGCACTTCTAAACTTAAAAACTTACCACTCTGTCTAAGCCTACCTCATAGCTTGCCCTTCAGAAACCAATGCCAGTTTACTCACTCTGGGCTTTTCCCTCTATCAGGTACTAAATTGGCCATGAGTCTGCAGAGTGCAAGCCTTGCTCAAAGCTGTGATCTCTGCTGTAGAGGTATCTCATCCCCACTAAGTCTTCAGAGTTCTGTGTAGTCTCTTACCTGATGGCATCTTCCTGTATGCAGCTGCCGCAGACATTGCCTGCCCTAGAGCTTGAATGGAGCCCAGAGGCTGCTGGAGAGGAGCAGATTTGCTGCCTGAATTGGTCCGGTGCTTTGACTTGGGATCTTTGACAGGTTTGGTCCAGACCAGTGCCTCTCCTACCTGGAGGGCAGCTCccaacttctgagccatctctaccaTCTTGTGCCCAcatggagagggaaaaaaaaaagctactgaCAAGATCAGCAGACCCAAGTTAGCCTTCTTGGGCCTTTTACCAAAGGCCACTAACTGAACCAGTGCCTGCTGGTACTAGCAATTGAAGGAGTACTTAAAACAAGAAATCgttttcaagtgctaggattacaagttgCTTATGAGATGTCAAGAGGCTTCTTTATAGGATCTCAAAATGCAGCAATTCAAGTTTGAAGCAACACTGGCCAAACTCTGCCTGTTCCTGCTAtattaatgaaaacataaattattaaGCCTGAactatttttgttactttcttcTAGTAAAGAAAGACTCAGACTCTAACTGGTGAATTCATGCTGCAATTAACATGAAGCCTAAAGAAACATCAGCTTATGGTACCTTTGGTATCTGTTAACAGCTTGCTTAATACTGTGTAGGAGCTAATAAAAGGCATACCTCAGAGTCAAATTCCAGAGGACTACTGTCCTTGAGAAAGTTGaccttcttctccatctcctggtACTGAGCCAGAGCACTCTTCTTCTCACCCTGGTTATACAGCAGCACAGCATAGTTCAGGTTTACTAAAGGGTTACACCTgtggcagagagacagggagtctGGGGCTCTGCAATAATTAGTTATTTGAAGATCCTTCTCATAATATGAAGttcgaaaacaaaacaacaactaagTAGTGGTTGTCCCCATTCATTATACAGCAAAATGCTATGTGACCCACAGAATCAAGGAACTAACTGCCCAAGGAGCAAAGTAGGATATGGACTGAGTCTGGCACCAACAAAGCCACCTAGAGAAGAGcagaacaaaaaaacccagaccaGCAAATTCTAGTGGAATACCTACACCACCACCCCAAGAACCTTAGTTATCTTTGATTAAGCTGAGCCCAGGGTCCCACCAGCTAATCTAGTTAGCCCACAGCATATCAGCAACCCAAGACAGTGCTGCCAGCTCTTGACTTTCTTTGGATTCCTGATTACTAAACTCAGAACTGGAAGTGTTTCTCAGGCTTTTCATTCTTGTTAAGCTCTGCTTGCTTAGGAACCACAACCTTCCATATTTATGCCACATGATGGCTAAGATGACTCACGCAGCATTAATCCTAGGGCAGTCTTTGGTAATAACACTCCCTGACCTTTTCCCATAGAACAGAATGCTTACTTATCCAGGCGAACAGCTTCTACATAAGCTCTTTTGGCATTTTCTACATCTTCCAGGTTGGTCAGAGCCACTGTCACAGAGAAAATCAGGAGAGCTCATTTTAGATAGCAAAAATGATATATATAACTGCTCTCAAAATGAAGCCCTTTTCATCCCTCAGCTTAGATCCCTCACCACATCAATTGGCTGCAGAATGTCATGTGTCCTACTTTTGCCACTGCTTTCTCAAAGTCTAGTTTGTCCTGCAGGACCATGTGGAGGCTGGCTTTACTCTGTCAGATTAGAACTGATGCTTCTGCCATAACGTAAGCAGTAAGGCTCCTTACCTTACAGTAAGGCGCTGTGCCTCACTGCAACTGGAGCTAGCCTTGTATTCTGGTGCTCTCCAAACAACCACCATTTAGTTGTTTTTGACCTTTCTCTCATAAACTGAAAACACCACAGTAATAACCAAAATCCACACCAGACTACCACTACCAATGAAGACATGGCAAAAGTTTCTAAGTTTGTTTTGTGGAGAAATTATTCCCTAAAAGGAATAGTtagtactttaaaattatttttcttgtattttctgaaacagtgtcagggtctcactaacgtagctcaggctggccccaaattcatTATTTTCCAACCTCTACCTTAAGAACTAAGATTACAGATATGATCCACTTCTGCACAgcttaattttactttatattacaTAGATGGAATTTGGGAATAGAATGATTTACTTTAATTTGACTGAACTACCAAAGACCAGTTATGTTAACAAAATAATGATGGGATCAATGGGATGGCTTAGTGAGGAAGGATGCTTGTTGCCCAGTGACCTGAGCTAGACCCTGGAACCcatataatgaaaaaagaaaagaaaacttctccctcttgtcctctgacctccatgtgcactgtgttataggttttttttttttcaaagacataaTTTACTAACCATAACAAAACTCAAAGGTTTAATATTCATTATCTTTAATCATACAATCCTCATATCAACCATGAGTACATACAATTAACAGTGGAGGCCGAACTCCACTTTACACCCAGGTTCTTAATTATATTACTGAGCTTGAATCAGTACTTGCATTCAATAAGTATGAGGGCTGttagtgtagctcagtggtagagtgtttgcctagctaTATGCAGGGCCCAGAGGTcaatcttctcctcctcctccaccaccaccaccaccaccaccaccaccaccaccaatcaacaagaaaaaagaataccAATAGGAAAAAACTGTTAAGAGGGAACCATGTGGGGCTAGAAAGATaatgttaagagcacttggtgttcttgcagaagacccaagtttggttctgaGAACGTCCACACCaggtagctcacacctgtctgtaactccagttccagagaactcaatgtcctcttctgtgcaaaaacccacatacagacagacatataattaaaagggaaatttcaattcttttttctaaaaaaagaaaaaagataagtgtggtggtacatacctttaatgccagcactccagaggcagaggcaggccaatcacCAAGTTCAAGGAACTTGCtatgcaagttcaaggccagcaaggaccacatagtgagactgtctcaaaaacaaaaacaaaaacaaaaacaaaaacaaaaaatttgatATGGATGATTTTGATTTAACCTGTTGAgactctgagttcaaatccctctTTAGGGCACTGAGCTACAACTTTTCCATCATCATAACTCAGAAGAATAAGTTTCCATATAAATGTCCCTTACCAGCCAAGAGCATGTAGAGTTCCCCCATCTTTGGCTGGAAGTTGATGGCTGCACTGAGAAAATGGAATGCGGATGCATACTGCTGCATAGTCAAATGGACAAGGCCCAGATTGTACAGAATCTTCCAATCGAAGGGTGCCAAGTAATTGGCTCGTTTTAGGCAGCTGATAGCCTGCAGAAACCAGAAACAGGAGCGCTCAGCCCAGGGCAAGGCAAGCTCAGCAACCCAGTAACACATGGATGAGTATGAACAAGGACTATAAGGAACACTTACTGCCACATATTTCTTCTTGCCAAAGAAACACATTCCAATGTTATTCCAAAGTGGAGGACTTTCTGGAATAGCACAAGCTACAACTCTGTATTTGGTAAGGGCAACATCAAAGTCCCCATGAGTCTGCATCATGCTGCCTGCTGCCAAGATGGCCTGAAAACACAGTGCATGTAAAATTAGTACTTAAATCATCCAAGAAGCCCAAGACCATGAGACAGTCTCCTGAGGGTACATAGTAAGCTCGTCAGACAGACATGACCAAGAACAACTTCCAGGTACATAAATATACCCAAGCTACTAGGTTATAGACTCCTAAGGAATGTCTTTGGAATCCCAcagcatcaaaacaaaacaaaacaaaacaaaaaacaaaaacaaagtcactGGCTCCACTTAGCTCCATTTGTTTCCTATTTCTAGCTAGGGAATTCAATATTCTAATAACTGCTGTCATTTGTCTGCTCTGCTTTGTACACTACATGCTCCAGACACCTCACATATACCTGCCTGAGGCTATTTAATACTCAGCATTCTGGCCCAGGATGCAATGTGAGTTGCCTTTAGTTTTTATCTGTCTAgcattatcatttcttttttgttttttttttttaagatttattttatttattttttatgtgtatgagtatactgtagctgtacagatggctgtgagtcatcatgtgtggctgctgggaattgaactcaagacctctgccggCCCCCGCTCGCTCCAGGCCCCGCATACTCTGGCCTAattcgctgtagctgtcttcagacacaccaggaaagggtgtcagatctcattacaggtggtggtgagccaccatgtggttgctgggatccaaactcaggacctttggaagagcagtcagtgctcttaccctctgagccatctcaccagcccctgttttgttttttgagacagggtttctctgtatagccctggctgtcctggaactcactctgcagaccaggctggcctcgaacttagaaatctgcctgtctctgcctcccaagtgctgggattaaaggtgtgggccaccaccacctggctcagcaTTATCATTTCTTTAAGGAAAGGTACCAAGACAACAGAGCCAGGCTACTGACTTCCTAAATGACTGAGTTTGTGTTTAAACCCTATCTGGTTTAATCTCCCTGGTTTAATATCCTGGTTGCATCTCCCTTGCAACATTCATTCACTTGATTTTCTCACCCTCAAGTCACATATGGAAGTTATGTGACTGCATGAGGATCAAGAATCCTTCAACAATTGTTGTGGAAGCTTGGCTAAATTCTTGAGTAACACATAAACTCAAAGGGTACTCTAACTTTACCTGCAGCACAGATTAACAGTCCTGATACCATAAATGGACCCCTTTTGAAGAAGCTGATATTAACACTTTACAAGAACTATGAATAAAAGGtaatttctgagacagggtagtGTATCTCATTGGTTgactacttgcctagcatgcacaaagctctggttTTATTCACCGACAccagcatacatgcacacaaagttACCTTCTTGtgtatttaaaatgagaaagctACCCTGTTTCTGGGGTCTGACCATCATCAGGGGGCATGAGGTCACCACAGCCTGCAGTACCTTGTAGTTGGCAGGGTCATAAGTCAGTGCATTCCCAAGATGTTCAAATGCTTTCTGGTAAACACCAAGCttgaaagaaagcaaaccaagaaaTTTACCTCAGCAGGGAGATGTCAGTTCATGAACTGGGCCAACTATACCCTGAATGGAAACATATAGTCATTTGTAAAGTTCTTTTGAACACCCACACCCCAACCCTTGAAAATAGtagtgataataaaaataaagtaagctgggtggtggtggtgacgcacgcctttaatcccagcacttgggaggcagaggcaggcagatttctcagtttgaggccagcctggtctacagagtgagttccaggacagccattgctacacagagaaacctgtctctaaaaaccaaaaaaataaaaaataaaaaaataaaaataaaaataaaaatacagtaggtataccaaataaaaaacaaatctccACATCtgtgattttcttattttgttcNNNNNNNNNNAAAAAAATTCAGAAACACTCATGCTGATTGATATTAATACCTCCTGACAGGGACTGTCCTGAAACGCCTCCTCACAAGCTATAGCCCAGATGACCCAGAGTTAAACTCTAGGTTCTTCTTAAAGCAATAGTTATAGAAGCTATTTCAGAGGTGTATCAGATGAACAGCAAGATTGTACAGTGAAGGTAAGACAGCTCAGAGATCTGGAGCCTCATGTGCTCAGGCCAACACAAGTAGCAGACTTAAGAGTCCCATCCACACTTAGCAATGTGAAGGGCCCCACAGAGTGGTAAATGTGTCAGTTCTCCTCCGCCCCTCCAAACCAGAGAGCAGGCTCTCATACATATTCTTTCCCTATTGCATAAGAATTTCTATTACACTAAGGCTGAAAGAGATCACGACTTGGGTGCAAATGTTAATTCTATTTAGCAATGAGTATATAAAACAAACCAAGGTTTGTGTGTGTACTGTGACTGTTAGTACAATGTGCCAAGTAGAAAAGTGAAGGAAACCACCACAGACACAAACCTAAAGCAGTTCTAACACCAGTATGTGAAAACAGTCTTATTACCTGTAAGTAGAGTAATCCTAAAGTTGTAAGAAGTTCTGTATTTTCTGGTGAGAACCTGTAACATAGAGATGCTCACAAGGAAACCAGGGTTATGAGACACGGACTTGTAGAGCCATCTGCCCCACTGTCAATACCTAGAACCCTTTCTTAAACCTCTGTCTTTTCCATGTAAACGTCTGAGAGCAGTTTGGCAGTCTCCTTCAAAAGCGAATCCTCTCAATTCTGGAGACAGGGAAGATCTGCTCAGCAGAAGGGAATGAGACTTAGAATCTAGACTCCTTTTTCAGAGCCCTTCTTTTGGACCAACAGCAACCTTAAAAAAACTGTGTGGAACAATTCTTCATactgaaaataatgaaattttttaaaaaagatttacttattcattttatttatatgagtacactgtagctgacttctgacataccagaagagggcactggatcccattatagatggttgtgagccaccatgtggttgctgggaattgaactcaggacctctggaagagctcttaaccgctgagccatctcttcggccCAATAATGAAATTTTAAGCCAAGTCAGTCAGGATACAGTTATATTAGTctttctgttgagaaatctgtCACTTTCCCTGTGCTAATAATGGTAGGCAGCTTGAAGATGTGCTCTCCAAATTAAACAAAGCACCATACTaaatagccaaaagaaacaaagaaggcatATATCAGCCCTTGGAAAGACTTAGATACTGGATTTTGGGAGTAAACACCGGCCTGTTATCTGCCTTTTCAGTCTTCCACTGATGCTTGTCTTTATCAAAAAGCCAGAGCAGAGAGTTGAGACCATCTGAACACTGGATCATTAGTTTCACCAGTAAAGCATCAAAGACCAAAGTGTAGCTCTTGCCTGTTACCTGTAGGAAGTCCAGAACTTGCATGGTCAAAGCCTATCCTGTGCCTGAGCTGGCAAACAACGTTCTCAGTACAACTGAGTATTTTTGTCTTACTTCTCTATAGTAAGTATCCATTTTGAGCATACTCCTTCCCAAACCACATAATGAACTTGTGCTTCCCACTCTTCACATTCTATTGGTATCTGTTCCCCTGCCAACACTCCTCTCCAAAGCTGCCAGTCATGAACCTACCTTCTCAAATACTCAACTGTCCTGTTTTCTCCTTTGGGAAGATGAGTGATTCAAGTCACCCTCACTGGAGTTCATGTGCACTAATTCAAATGCCACCTTATCTGGGACAAGTGTCAGGAACAGGCTTACTCTCATATCGCAGGAGCTCTTTACTTGTTTCATGGCTCCTTCCTACCTATCCACATAAGTCTGACCTTTTGATGATGGAAATCACTGTAGCTTACCAACAAACCTAAGGGATTTGTCTGTCACAAAATGTGGTTatagaaaatgcagaaagcagtACTGTGACTGATGTAGCCAAGAAGCTCACCCTGTGGTGGACAAAGCTAAGTGACCAGTATTCTATACCAGTTCAGAATCTTAGTCCGTGAGTCACACATAATCTATTCTATGATTAAACACAACACCTGAGCATTTTACTACAGTTGtcctatttaaaagaaacaagccAGGTGCAGAGGTAGGTGGACCTCTGTATGTTCttgccaacctagtctacatagtgaactgtaggcagccaaggctacatgctaagaccctgcctcaaataagtGAAACAAGATgaaactacacagaaaaaacaaacaaacaaacaaaattccatgTGTCCGGAATGTGGGAAATCCAGTCATCCATTATGGACAGGTTAGACTACCCTAATgtccgggcagtgatggcacatgtttttaatcccaacacttgggaagcagagacaggcagatttctgagttcaaggccagcctggtctacagagtgaaaccctgtcttgaaaaaggaaaaaaaaagctgggtggtggtggcacacgtctttaatcccagcacttggtaggcagaggcaggcagatttctgagttcaaggccagcctggtctacagagtgagttccaggacagccaggactacacagagaaaccctgaaaaaaaaacaaaaaaaaaactaccctAGTGAAATTTTTTAAGCAAAGAACAGCAGCCAAACTCATGATATTGGGACTGTAGTGCAACTCGGTTGTAGCACTTGTGAGCTAAGGTTCTATCCTCAgcataagaaaacaaagtaaCACTAACACAAGATCTATTGGTTTCAGGCTAATAAAACCAGATGTCTGTTTCTGAGCCACTCTAGGATTGGGATTGGGGAGTTCTGTTCCTACTATGATCTCTAGGAACAGAGGATCTGCTATAAAGTATTAAACTAGAAGATCACACTGAGCCCAAGTTCTTGCTGACTGCATGTTCACCTTCTTCTTCTGTTGCAGCTGTTTTCTCCTAATTTCAAACTGTAGACTATGAGCAGCAAGTATGtgtgcagtaaaaaaaaaaaaaaaaaaaaaaaaaaaaaatcaaaacaaaaaaccctagttTTAGGGTTATTTGAAACTAGAGATGCTTACTCCATATTTAGTTTCTAGTATCTTCCTTCAATATGGCCTGGAACATGTTACTCAGCTTGaaggtgaaaaaaaaaccacataataaACTAAATCCCCAGCAGCTGACCTATGAAGCAGCTAGCCTAGAACAGACACTGTTACAGAAGAAACAAACTATCTGTTCTCAATGTTTACATGTCTCATTGCTTTCAGCAGGTATGTCAACCTATGGCCCGTGGGCTGCATACATTCCAGCAAAGCTGTCAATCTGTCCCAACACAAAATGGCAAACTTACCGAaaacatcgtgtgtgtgtgtgtgtgtgtgtgtgtgtgtgtgtgtgtgtgtgtgtacaaggttTTGTTATTCAATTGTTCTGTTCTTGAGCATGAACTTTGTAGGTGATAACTTCCTTCATGTTGCAATGTTAAAAGGGTGGACAGGCTGGTTGAAGTCTAAGAGAAAAAGACACTTACTCAACTGCTTTCTTGTAGATCTCAATGGCTTTATCCAAGTCTCCCTGCAGTAAATGGATCTTCCCCAGCATTATATAAGTCAGGTCATGCTTGTTAAGCTGGAGGGCACTGTGCAGTTGGTCTTGTGCCTAATTAAAGTTTAATGGAGTAAGGATAATCAAATCAATACCATTGTAGGACAATGATAAATGTGAAGAGAGAGCTTTGATGTACTTATGTTAGAACATCATTCTGAGAAAGTAGCTTTCACAACCTAAGCATAGCCTAGCTGGCCTTGTCAAATTCATATAAGATGATCAACTTTATGAATGTTTTCTGTTCAACATTTACACCTATGACTTAAACTGTACAGCCCCAAAGGGATATCATAGTGCAGTATACACTACCACAACAAACTTGATCCCACCTATACTCCTGACTACCTGTACAACTTTAGCCAGGCCGGACCTGTTTTCCTTGacaatatgaaaacaaatatgaacacaagaattgttcttatttacttattcaagAAGTACTTATTGAATGTCTGCTGGTCTAGGCGGTATACTAGAGTTAACAAAACAAGAAGGCTAAGGCTGGGACTGCCTCGTGAGGCCCTGGCTTCAATCTCAACACCACCCgacaaagaataaatgtaaataacTTATTGCTCTGGAGGAGCTCACAACTTAGTAGATGAACAAAAAGGCTTTTGTTCATTCACTGACTCAATGAGAGCTTCTATAAATGCCAGGAC
This window contains:
- the Bbs4 gene encoding Bardet-Biedl syndrome 4 protein isoform X3; this translates as MTGIERGSSKTQVPASIESQKPRPRKAPDFPIVEKQNWLIHLHYIRKDYEACKAVIKEQLQETQGLCEYAIYVQALIFRLEGNIQESLELFQTCAVLSPQCADNLKQVARSLFLLGKHKAATEVYNEAAKLNQKDWEICHNLGVCYTYLKQFNKAQDQLHSALQLNKHDLTYIMLGKIHLLQGDLDKAIEIYKKAVEFSPENTELLTTLGLLYLQLGVYQKAFEHLGNALTYDPANYKAILAAGSMMQTHGDFDVALTKYRVVACAIPESPPLWNNIGMCFFGKKKYVAAISCLKRANYLAPFDWKILYNLGLVHLTMQQYASAFHFLSAAINFQPKMGELYMLLAVALTNLEDVENAKRAYVEAVRLDKCNPLVNLNYAVLLYNQGEKKSALAQYQEMEKKVNFLKDSSPLEFDSEMVEMAQKLGAALQVGEALVWTKPVKDPKSKHRTNSGSKSAPLQQPLGSIQALGQAMSAAAAYRKMPSGAVGAQLTKPPSLPLEPEPEPTVEASPTEASQQKKEK
- the Bbs4 gene encoding Bardet-Biedl syndrome 4 protein isoform X2, whose protein sequence is MLTCAALRLFWDCPLPGQKRVLLEKKTQVPASIESQKPRPRKAPDFPIVEKQNWLIHLHYIRKDYEACKAVIKEQLQETQGLSLIFRLEGNIQESLELFQTCAVLSPQCADNLKQVARSLFLLGKHKAATEVYNEAAKLNQKDWEICHNLGVCYTYLKQFNKAQDQLHSALQLNKHDLTYIMLGKIHLLQGDLDKAIEIYKKAVEFSPENTELLTTLGLLYLQLGVYQKAFEHLGNALTYDPANYKAILAAGSMMQTHGDFDVALTKYRVVACAIPESPPLWNNIGMCFFGKKKYVAAISCLKRANYLAPFDWKILYNLGLVHLTMQQYASAFHFLSAAINFQPKMGELYMLLAVALTNLEDVENAKRAYVEAVRLDKCNPLVNLNYAVLLYNQGEKKSALAQYQEMEKKVNFLKDSSPLEFDSEMVEMAQKLGAALQVGEALVWTKPVKDPKSKHRTNSGSKSAPLQQPLGSIQALGQAMSAAAAYRKMPSGAVGAQLTKPPSLPLEPEPEPTVEASPTEASQQKKEK
- the Bbs4 gene encoding Bardet-Biedl syndrome 4 protein isoform X5, with product MLGKIHLLQGDLDKAIEIYKKAVEFSPENTELLTTLGLLYLQLGVYQKAFEHLGNALTYDPANYKAILAAGSMMQTHGDFDVALTKYRVVACAIPESPPLWNNIGMCFFGKKKYVAAISCLKRANYLAPFDWKILYNLGLVHLTMQQYASAFHFLSAAINFQPKMGELYMLLAVALTNLEDVENAKRAYVEAVRLDKCNPLVNLNYAVLLYNQGEKKSALAQYQEMEKKVNFLKDSSPLEFDSEMVEMAQKLGAALQVGEALVWTKPVKDPKSKHRTNSGSKSAPLQQPLGSIQALGQAMSAAAAYRKMPSGAVGAQLTKPPSLPLEPEPEPTVEASPTEASQQKKEK
- the Bbs4 gene encoding Bardet-Biedl syndrome 4 protein isoform X1, whose product is MLTCAALRLFWDCPLPGQKRVLLEKKTQVPASIESQKPRPRKAPDFPIVEKQNWLIHLHYIRKDYEACKAVIKEQLQETQGLCEYAIYVQALIFRLEGNIQESLELFQTCAVLSPQCADNLKQVARSLFLLGKHKAATEVYNEAAKLNQKDWEICHNLGVCYTYLKQFNKAQDQLHSALQLNKHDLTYIMLGKIHLLQGDLDKAIEIYKKAVEFSPENTELLTTLGLLYLQLGVYQKAFEHLGNALTYDPANYKAILAAGSMMQTHGDFDVALTKYRVVACAIPESPPLWNNIGMCFFGKKKYVAAISCLKRANYLAPFDWKILYNLGLVHLTMQQYASAFHFLSAAINFQPKMGELYMLLAVALTNLEDVENAKRAYVEAVRLDKCNPLVNLNYAVLLYNQGEKKSALAQYQEMEKKVNFLKDSSPLEFDSEMVEMAQKLGAALQVGEALVWTKPVKDPKSKHRTNSGSKSAPLQQPLGSIQALGQAMSAAAAYRKMPSGAVGAQLTKPPSLPLEPEPEPTVEASPTEASQQKKEK
- the Bbs4 gene encoding Bardet-Biedl syndrome 4 protein isoform X4; protein product: MAEEKLGMKTQVPASIESQKPRPRKAPDFPIVEKQNWLIHLHYIRKDYEACKAVIKEQLQETQGLCEYAIYVQALIFRLEGNIQESLELFQTCAVLSPQCADNLKQVARSLFLLGKHKAATEVYNEAAKLNQKDWEICHNLGVCYTYLKQFNKAQDQLHSALQLNKHDLTYIMLGKIHLLQGDLDKAIEIYKKAVEFSPENTELLTTLGLLYLQLGVYQKAFEHLGNALTYDPANYKAILAAGSMMQTHGDFDVALTKYRVVACAIPESPPLWNNIGMCFFGKKKYVAAISCLKRANYLAPFDWKILYNLGLVHLTMQQYASAFHFLSAAINFQPKMGELYMLLAVALTNLEDVENAKRAYVEAVRLDKCNPLVNLNYAVLLYNQGEKKSALAQYQEMEKKVNFLKDSSPLEFDSEMVEMAQKLGAALQVGEALVWTKPVKDPKSKHRTNSGSKSAPLQQPLGSIQALGQAMSAAAAYRKMPSGAVGAQLTKPPSLPLEPEPEPTVEASPTEASQQKKEK